In Herpetosiphonaceae bacterium, one genomic interval encodes:
- a CDS encoding protein kinase codes for MLQQDTMINGRYRIVRTIGSGGMGSVYAAHDERLGRQVALKLLRADLASDPRARERFLREAQIAAQLIHPNIVRTYDVGDAPEGPYLVQELLHGRTLDTLIPLPSKHAIELTRQIADALGYIHGQGYVHCDIKPQNVMLVGASGAEQRAVLLDFGIARVEGTATTTLIATPHYLAPELAMGSAPTAASDWYALGIVLYHMLTDHPPFDGPTIHTIIEQHRTAPLPPLKIAAGAGPQETSALEAIIRKLTAKQPEERYTSATALRNDLASVQAGAVHAMPTVVVGSQPRPAPAAPRPVAEPRVKASVPPPAAAVTAEQPRRDRRLWLLGLPLVLLLLAGTALMRDRTPDTSANPQSSPSTAPSPTTPSAVAVPDVVNLPVEEAQRQITEAGLVFVQGEAIQGEQAANIVLSTDPSPGQPVAPGSQVIVQVSAGPIVVAPPGNDGDDGGDDDDDKKDDKDKGKKNKGKKDD; via the coding sequence ATGTTACAGCAAGATACCATGATCAACGGACGCTACCGCATCGTGCGGACCATCGGCAGCGGCGGTATGGGCAGTGTCTACGCCGCGCACGACGAGCGACTCGGACGGCAGGTAGCGCTCAAGCTGCTACGCGCCGATCTTGCCAGCGATCCGCGCGCCCGCGAGCGGTTTTTGCGCGAGGCGCAGATCGCCGCGCAGCTCATCCATCCCAATATCGTCCGCACCTACGATGTCGGCGATGCGCCCGAAGGCCCATATCTGGTGCAGGAGCTACTGCATGGCCGCACGCTCGATACCCTGATCCCGCTGCCGTCCAAACACGCGATCGAGCTAACCCGGCAGATCGCCGACGCGCTCGGCTATATCCACGGGCAGGGCTACGTCCACTGTGACATCAAGCCGCAAAACGTCATGCTGGTTGGAGCGTCCGGCGCGGAGCAGCGCGCGGTGCTGCTCGACTTTGGCATCGCGCGCGTCGAGGGCACCGCCACGACCACGCTGATCGCGACGCCGCACTATCTCGCGCCCGAACTCGCGATGGGATCGGCCCCGACCGCCGCCTCCGACTGGTATGCGCTGGGCATTGTGCTCTATCACATGCTGACCGACCATCCGCCCTTCGACGGCCCGACAATCCACACGATCATCGAGCAGCATCGCACCGCGCCGCTGCCGCCGCTGAAGATCGCCGCAGGAGCCGGGCCGCAGGAGACTTCCGCGCTCGAAGCGATCATCCGCAAGCTCACCGCCAAACAGCCTGAGGAGCGCTACACCTCCGCCACGGCGCTGCGCAACGATCTTGCCAGCGTCCAGGCGGGCGCGGTCCACGCCATGCCCACGGTCGTCGTCGGCAGCCAGCCCCGCCCGGCACCGGCAGCGCCGCGTCCGGTAGCAGAGCCGCGTGTGAAAGCTTCTGTACCGCCCCCGGCTGCGGCTGTGACGGCGGAGCAGCCACGGCGCGATCGACGGCTGTGGCTGCTTGGCCTGCCGCTCGTGCTGCTGCTGCTGGCCGGAACCGCCTTGATGCGCGATCGGACGCCCGATACCAGCGCCAATCCGCAGAGCAGCCCCTCCACCGCGCCCTCACCGACTACGCCGAGCGCGGTTGCGGTGCCCGATGTCGTCAATCTGCCGGTCGAGGAGGCGCAGCGGCAGATCACAGAGGCCGGGCTGGTCTTCGTCCAGGGCGAGGCAATCCAGGGCGAGCAGGCGGCGAACATTGTGCTCAGCACCGATCCGAGCCCAGGCCAGCCCGTCGCGCCCGGCTCACAGGTGATCGTCCAGGTCAGCGCGGGGCCGATCGTCGTTGCCCCGCCCGGCAACGACGGCGACGACGGTGGCGACGATGACGACGATAAAAAGGACGACAAGGACAAGGGCAAGAAAAACAAGGGCAAGAAAGACGACTAG
- a CDS encoding AAA family ATPase, with protein sequence MRTVAITNLKGGVGKTTTVVNLGAGLSLKGLRVLLVDVDAQGNLATALGVRPRRTLYEVLVDGKPAAQCIVQARPNLDLLAADDTLMSAQPLITQRPDWAHLLTRALRPLAAEYDVALIDCSASLSVMNVNALMATRDVLTPTIIEPLALRGIELLERQLQRIGTGTIRCIIPTMFDGRQRQANTLLANLRSQYGRIVTEPIRVNVRLSEAPAVGRTIYEHDPRSRGALDYAQLVEHIATVFDLRPRMPAPTPPAARERPRYNLPPSPAPAQAQHNGGTANGQEAPLFQGPTHEPCPTCRQPLQQTVLAGYRVRYCNHCHYKRQELVQGVRR encoded by the coding sequence ATGCGAACGGTTGCCATAACAAACCTGAAGGGTGGCGTTGGTAAAACCACCACCGTGGTCAACCTTGGAGCAGGGTTGTCGCTCAAAGGGCTGCGTGTCTTACTGGTGGACGTGGACGCGCAGGGAAATCTTGCGACGGCGCTCGGCGTGCGGCCCCGGCGCACCTTGTACGAGGTGCTGGTCGATGGCAAGCCCGCCGCGCAGTGTATCGTTCAGGCCCGGCCTAACCTCGATCTGCTGGCCGCCGACGATACGCTGATGAGCGCGCAGCCGCTGATCACGCAGCGGCCAGACTGGGCACATCTCCTGACGCGGGCGCTCAGGCCGCTGGCGGCAGAGTACGATGTCGCGCTGATCGATTGCTCGGCCTCGCTCTCGGTGATGAACGTCAACGCGCTGATGGCGACGCGCGACGTGCTCACGCCGACGATCATCGAGCCGCTGGCGCTGCGCGGCATCGAGCTGCTGGAGCGGCAGCTTCAGCGTATCGGCACCGGCACGATCCGCTGTATCATCCCGACGATGTTCGATGGACGGCAGCGGCAGGCCAACACGCTGCTCGCGAACCTACGGAGCCAGTATGGTCGGATCGTCACCGAGCCGATCCGGGTGAATGTGCGGCTTTCGGAAGCGCCCGCCGTAGGACGCACGATCTACGAGCATGATCCGCGCTCCCGTGGCGCGCTGGATTACGCGCAGCTTGTGGAGCATATCGCTACAGTCTTTGATCTGCGGCCCAGGATGCCTGCGCCCACGCCGCCGGCTGCTCGCGAGCGTCCGCGCTACAACCTACCGCCATCTCCGGCTCCGGCGCAAGCGCAGCACAATGGCGGCACAGCAAACGGCCAAGAAGCGCCGCTCTTCCAGGGGCCGACGCACGAGCCGTGTCCTACCTGTCGGCAGCCGCTCCAGCAGACGGTCCTGGCGGGATACCGCGTGCGCTACTGCAATCACTGCCACTATAAGCGGCAGGAGCTGGTGCAGGGCGTTCGACGCTGA
- the raiA gene encoding ribosome-associated translation inhibitor RaiA, protein MNIQIKTRNGKVTERQRIYIQEKLHKLERYLDGIGDIHVDLSHEQLRGIGETNIAQVTLHTAQGTILRAEERSPDLFAAIDSLHDSLQRQIVRYKDKHFRRGKIRRQGGEVLTVGLNGNATEFDYEQSSTPQLVKTKTFAYKPMYSDEAIEQMELLGHSFFVFTDADTDQVNVVYRRRDGNYGLIVPETT, encoded by the coding sequence ATGAACATTCAGATCAAAACTCGCAATGGAAAGGTGACAGAGCGCCAGCGCATCTATATCCAGGAGAAGCTACACAAGCTTGAGCGGTATCTGGACGGCATCGGCGATATTCACGTCGATCTGTCGCACGAGCAGCTGCGCGGCATCGGCGAAACCAACATTGCGCAGGTGACACTCCATACGGCGCAGGGCACGATCCTTCGCGCCGAGGAACGCAGCCCCGATCTCTTTGCCGCCATCGACTCGCTCCACGACAGCTTACAGCGCCAGATTGTGCGCTACAAAGATAAACACTTCCGACGTGGTAAAATTCGGCGGCAGGGTGGCGAAGTGCTGACCGTCGGCCTCAACGGGAATGCGACCGAGTTCGACTATGAGCAGAGCAGCACGCCACAGCTTGTGAAAACGAAAACGTTTGCCTACAAGCCGATGTACAGCGACGAGGCGATCGAGCAGATGGAGCTGCTGGGACACTCCTTCTTCGTCTTCACCGACGCCGATACCGATCAGGTTAACGTCGTCTATCGCCGTCGCGATGGAAACTATGGGCTGATCGTGCCTGAGACGACCTAG
- a CDS encoding CpXC domain-containing protein: MATLPPQPVAVKCPNCGTNFQTPVFQLIDVGQQPELKQAFLSGRVNVAVCPKCGAGGMLSAPLVYHDPEKQIFFSLFPQEVQARPEEQERFIGALQQIVMQSVPADRPKGYLLNPRRFITLTSMLDEILEAEGISKEALAAQRKRTELLGRLLQADEDEAAFTKLVEENRAALDYEFFVTLAAYIEASEADQDQESFERFTSLRDRLLQLTGFDASSLGGDEPGVDAAIDALLAAEEATLEETIAEYRPAIDYDFYAMLTERAEAARAAGNTAEAEQIEARRSLILETTERMDREAQAMFEGAAQTLREVLQAEDLRQALAERRDQLSEAFLLVVAANRESAQRANKPDIIERLNEIERLTVEVVQESMSPEERFIGQLLSTEKPQDATKLLRQNAAKITPDLVKRINELAEEMDKGGRKEMSDRLRQLGREAASMLF; this comes from the coding sequence ATGGCTACACTGCCGCCTCAACCCGTAGCGGTTAAGTGCCCCAATTGTGGCACGAACTTTCAAACGCCCGTCTTCCAGCTGATCGACGTAGGACAGCAGCCGGAGCTGAAGCAGGCGTTCCTGTCGGGTCGCGTCAACGTCGCGGTCTGTCCCAAGTGCGGCGCAGGCGGTATGCTCTCCGCGCCGCTGGTCTATCACGATCCCGAAAAGCAGATCTTTTTCAGCCTCTTCCCGCAGGAAGTGCAGGCCAGGCCCGAAGAGCAGGAGCGCTTTATCGGCGCGTTGCAGCAGATCGTGATGCAGAGTGTGCCCGCCGACAGGCCCAAGGGCTACCTGCTCAACCCGCGCCGCTTTATCACGCTGACCTCGATGCTGGATGAGATTCTGGAGGCCGAGGGCATCTCGAAAGAGGCGCTGGCCGCGCAGCGCAAGCGCACCGAGCTGCTGGGTCGGCTGTTGCAGGCGGATGAGGATGAGGCCGCGTTCACCAAGCTGGTCGAAGAGAACAGGGCCGCGCTGGACTACGAGTTCTTCGTCACGCTCGCCGCGTACATCGAGGCGTCGGAGGCCGACCAGGATCAGGAGTCGTTCGAGCGCTTCACCAGCCTGCGCGACCGGCTGCTGCAACTGACGGGCTTCGACGCATCCAGCCTGGGCGGTGACGAGCCCGGTGTCGACGCCGCGATCGACGCGCTGCTGGCGGCGGAGGAGGCCACGCTTGAGGAAACGATCGCGGAGTATCGCCCGGCGATCGACTACGACTTCTACGCCATGCTCACCGAGCGGGCCGAGGCGGCCCGCGCTGCGGGCAATACCGCCGAGGCCGAACAGATCGAGGCGCGCCGGTCGCTGATCCTCGAAACGACCGAGCGCATGGACCGCGAGGCGCAGGCGATGTTCGAGGGCGCGGCGCAGACGCTACGCGAGGTGCTTCAGGCCGAAGATCTGCGACAGGCGCTGGCCGAGCGCCGCGATCAGCTCAGCGAGGCGTTCTTGCTCGTCGTGGCTGCCAACCGCGAGTCGGCACAGCGCGCGAACAAGCCCGACATCATCGAGCGGCTGAACGAGATCGAGCGGCTGACCGTCGAGGTCGTGCAGGAGTCGATGTCGCCCGAAGAGCGCTTTATCGGCCAGCTTTTGAGCACCGAAAAGCCGCAGGACGCGACTAAGCTGCTGCGCCAGAACGCGGCCAAGATCACGCCCGATCTGGTCAAGCGCATCAACGAGCTGGCCGAGGAGATGGACAAGGGCGGGCGCAAGGAGATGTCCGACCGCCTGCGACAGCTTGGCCGCGAAGCCGCGTCGATGCTTTTCTAA
- a CDS encoding glycosyltransferase family 9 protein, whose amino-acid sequence MLRRAIRLLLLRGVGAVARRFVRSSPQQARRVLVIKPDHLGDVLLLTPALRLLRQQQPDAEIALLIGPWSQVAVAHNADIDTTLLCSFPGFTRAARPRPWQPYGLLLKMALLLRAGHYDAALIARDDHWWGALLAMLAGIPLRLGFALPETEPFLTTALPHSFSTHVTAQNIRLVEALTGQPATKPPPMVAPIGGRDRAWATEWLTRHGVIPDAQIVALHPGAGGAAKLWIDARWSEVADALHERGYTVVLTGGPDEQALVTSIVRAMARHPLTLVGAATIGQLAALYARCALVLGVDSGPLHLAAACGVPTLALFGPGDAGRFGPWGDPQRQIVLRSGLWCSPCGVLDACPRGTLPSECMARISTAEVVERISEQASR is encoded by the coding sequence ATGCTGCGCCGCGCAATCCGCCTGCTGCTCCTGCGAGGAGTCGGCGCGGTCGCGCGGCGCTTTGTTCGTTCCAGCCCCCAGCAGGCGCGGCGCGTCCTGGTGATCAAGCCCGACCACCTGGGCGATGTGCTGCTGCTGACGCCCGCGCTGCGGCTGCTGCGCCAGCAGCAGCCGGATGCCGAGATCGCGCTGCTGATCGGGCCGTGGAGCCAGGTAGCCGTCGCGCACAACGCCGACATCGACACGACGCTGCTCTGCTCTTTTCCAGGTTTTACCCGCGCCGCAAGACCCAGACCGTGGCAGCCCTACGGCCTGCTGCTCAAGATGGCGCTCCTGCTCCGGGCCGGGCACTACGACGCCGCGCTGATCGCCCGCGACGACCACTGGTGGGGCGCGCTCCTGGCGATGCTGGCCGGAATCCCGCTGCGGCTCGGCTTCGCGCTGCCAGAGACTGAGCCGTTTCTGACGACCGCGCTGCCGCATAGCTTCAGCACGCATGTCACAGCCCAAAATATCAGGCTGGTTGAGGCGCTGACCGGACAGCCAGCAACCAAGCCACCGCCGATGGTTGCGCCGATCGGCGGGCGGGACCGAGCGTGGGCGACGGAGTGGCTAACCCGCCACGGCGTCATACCCGACGCGCAGATCGTGGCGCTGCATCCGGGCGCTGGCGGCGCGGCGAAGCTCTGGATTGACGCGCGCTGGTCAGAGGTTGCCGATGCGCTGCACGAGCGCGGCTATACTGTCGTGCTCACCGGCGGTCCCGACGAGCAGGCGCTCGTCACATCGATCGTGCGGGCAATGGCGCGTCATCCGCTGACGCTGGTAGGCGCGGCGACGATCGGACAGCTCGCGGCGCTCTATGCCCGCTGCGCGCTGGTGCTGGGCGTCGACAGCGGCCCGCTCCATCTGGCGGCGGCGTGCGGCGTTCCAACGCTGGCCTTGTTCGGGCCAGGCGATGCCGGACGCTTTGGTCCCTGGGGCGATCCGCAGCGACAGATCGTGCTGCGCAGCGGCCTGTGGTGCTCGCCGTGCGGCGTGCTCGACGCCTGCCCGCGCGGTACGCTGCCGAGCGAGTGTATGGCGCGGATCTCGACGGCAGAGGTCGTAGAGAGAATAAGCGAGCAAGCGAGCAGGTGA